In one window of Rhodothermales bacterium DNA:
- a CDS encoding T9SS type A sorting domain-containing protein, with the protein MQSFTKYVIPRLALLLLAVGLTSTAEAQRTVTLRLNTATLPDTTSIESLMEVRGAFTATPPDTLPDGNIINWGPESTLEPANVGGDYWEVSFQLADTAALAFKYFSEQADTGGSGIGGWEDGGDHQLAAGVGDTTFTLHYYEKGADKAYDWSPFESKEDSVGIWFRVFMNTEAAFVGDVTYDRSETPTQQIGVRGDGLGGASQLSWDATLVTLTREASENSRPGYDLFSGVAYYPASAAGTTQPYKFVMQDGASVGWESSADRTFSIPASDSTLHWVYFSNSKPAAGAELVTSTIIAAVDLSPLQAIGIYDPARGDTLQIRGGFNGWGCANPTICLLQDVPGEDVFEVAIPVTQFPNSPNSYKYYIDFNNAEFLAAFGKRPVAGWEEPISTTGADRSFTFLGTSPEQDLGVQFFNDILPGNIIEDNTSIDVTFQVRMDSALVNEATPFVPAVDSVTIEFGDPIWAFTQGLPSETVWNDSAQDSVSAYPATLSLQSIVLKDEDLDGLYTGTMTVNGPTFSAIQYKYAYGNSATLFTEPGGSTSGLGRRRTRFITPNVDGSWPTEWTFPEETFLVTGLLPFETNPATSVAIERANDELPTRIALEANYPNPFNPVTTIEYSIATTEHVKLQVFDLTGRLVATLVDSVQPAANYRVGFEAQDLASGMYLYRLQSANTTITRKMVLLK; encoded by the coding sequence ATGCAATCCTTTACCAAATACGTCATCCCCCGGCTGGCGCTCCTGCTTCTGGCGGTGGGCCTGACCAGCACGGCCGAAGCGCAGCGTACCGTTACGCTACGGCTAAACACGGCGACACTTCCAGATACGACCTCCATTGAGTCGCTCATGGAAGTACGCGGCGCGTTTACAGCTACGCCTCCCGATACGCTTCCCGATGGCAACATCATCAATTGGGGCCCTGAATCGACCCTTGAACCAGCCAATGTCGGAGGCGATTACTGGGAAGTCAGCTTCCAACTCGCCGACACGGCTGCACTCGCCTTTAAGTACTTCTCCGAACAGGCGGACACCGGCGGCTCGGGTATTGGCGGTTGGGAAGACGGCGGCGACCATCAACTCGCAGCGGGCGTCGGCGACACGACGTTCACACTCCATTATTACGAGAAGGGCGCCGATAAAGCGTACGATTGGAGTCCCTTCGAAAGCAAGGAAGATTCGGTGGGGATCTGGTTTCGCGTATTTATGAACACCGAAGCCGCGTTTGTTGGAGACGTCACGTACGACCGCTCGGAAACGCCCACGCAGCAGATCGGTGTTCGTGGGGACGGTTTGGGCGGCGCCAGCCAATTGAGCTGGGATGCAACGCTGGTCACGCTCACGCGGGAAGCCAGCGAGAATTCGCGGCCAGGGTACGACCTCTTTTCCGGCGTTGCCTACTACCCGGCTTCAGCGGCGGGAACGACTCAGCCGTACAAATTCGTGATGCAGGATGGCGCCAGCGTAGGCTGGGAAAGCAGTGCGGACCGCACGTTCTCCATCCCCGCAAGCGATAGCACGTTGCACTGGGTCTATTTCAGCAACTCCAAGCCGGCGGCCGGCGCGGAACTGGTCACGTCCACGATCATCGCGGCCGTGGACTTGTCACCTCTTCAAGCGATCGGCATCTATGACCCGGCGCGCGGAGATACGCTCCAGATCCGGGGCGGGTTTAACGGGTGGGGATGCGCGAACCCAACGATCTGCTTGCTGCAGGACGTGCCCGGCGAGGATGTATTCGAGGTAGCCATCCCGGTCACTCAATTCCCGAATTCGCCCAATTCCTACAAATACTACATCGATTTTAATAACGCGGAGTTTCTGGCCGCATTCGGGAAACGGCCGGTTGCCGGTTGGGAAGAGCCGATTTCCACGACGGGAGCGGATCGCTCCTTTACCTTCCTCGGAACAAGCCCGGAGCAGGATCTGGGCGTTCAATTCTTCAACGATATCCTCCCGGGGAATATCATCGAGGATAACACCAGCATCGATGTCACCTTCCAGGTCCGGATGGACTCGGCGCTCGTCAACGAGGCTACGCCATTTGTGCCTGCCGTAGACTCGGTGACCATCGAATTCGGCGACCCGATCTGGGCGTTCACGCAGGGTCTCCCGAGCGAAACGGTCTGGAATGACTCGGCGCAAGACTCGGTGTCCGCTTATCCGGCAACGCTCAGCCTGCAGTCGATCGTACTGAAAGACGAAGACCTGGACGGTCTCTACACGGGTACGATGACGGTCAACGGCCCTACGTTCTCCGCCATCCAGTACAAGTACGCCTATGGTAACTCGGCGACTCTGTTCACGGAGCCGGGCGGCAGCACCTCCGGCCTCGGCCGCCGGCGCACGCGATTCATCACGCCGAATGTCGACGGCTCATGGCCGACGGAGTGGACCTTCCCCGAGGAAACGTTCCTCGTAACGGGTCTGCTGCCGTTCGAGACCAACCCGGCCACGTCGGTTGCCATCGAACGCGCTAACGACGAGCTGCCCACGCGGATCGCCCTCGAAGCCAACTACCCGAACCCCTTCAACCCGGTCACCACGATCGAATACAGCATCGCGACGACCGAACATGTGAAGCTTCAGGTATTCGATCTCACCGGTCGCCTCGTCGCCACGCTGGTCGATTCTGTCCAGCCGGCCGCGAACTACCGCGTCGGGTTCGAGGCACAAGACCTCGCCAGCGGCATGTACCTCTACCGCCTGCAGTCCGCCAACACCACCATCACCCGCAAGATGGTGCTGTTGAAGTAA
- a CDS encoding TonB-dependent receptor has protein sequence MYKRNGLRLDLQSMVRILMLMALIAGAGSSALAQTGKIAGRVTEGATGEPLPGVNVFIEGTTRGSTTDLDGQFVMIGVRPGTYTIIASFVGFATERREGVGVNLDLTTTVDFALREEVIQGEEIVVTADAIAVRKDITSSEARVSAEKIDQLPVTELSQILEVQAGITTRDGIHIRGGRSSEVLFMVDGVPVSDSYDGSQAVQLENDGIQELQVISGTFNAEFGNAMSGVINVVTKEGRGDRYTGSVEAYAGAYVVPGGEGPSVLRGTDVAELQDPETGILYRDIDPYSYLPLEPTHFENVKVALEGPVFGDRLTFFALGRYFKNDGWLFGSRNFNPNGTRGDSAIVPMNEFEKYSWQGNLKLKLSQNMTLNLIGLGSISRSDDLGGRYLGFRWNPEGIPQFKDDGYDAKLKLTHILSSRTFYTFDLATFFRKAESYLYEDPFDARYNDFLINPPDSVVTGGGRFLRGGTDLGHFNRSTRSYMVKFDLSSQFGRHHLVKAGLLARLDQLDFEAFSLIPAVDPSGSPVVPFRPAIPVETSSAFNAFEGAEPITLSGYLQDKIEFDSFIVNAGFRVDYFDSRATLPADSEDPNIFNPLKKINRFRDANGDGVITIDEETAENARTVAEREAYWYTDADAKLQLSPRLGVAYPITAEGVIHFSFGLFFQIPTLNNLFDGSSYKLPTLSGQYGPFGNPNLEAQKTTMYEIGFKQGFGDGAYVVDLTAYYRDVRNWVSTSTLITSALPGVSYVIYTNRDYANTRGVTLTLSRLFRENYGFDFNYTYQVVEGSNSNPADEFFSLLGNNQPTLALLPLNWDQRHKVAGAIYGGKDGWSASLRLRFESGFPYTPSFPSASIVGNDVQPEFSTNSRRQPGAYEADLSLSKQFGAGRIRPRVFVEVYNVLDSRNINGVYADTGLPDLTLEQFRQGAVDPGFWIRPDFYREPRRVQLGLDIRF, from the coding sequence ATGTATAAACGGAACGGGCTACGGCTCGACCTTCAGTCTATGGTGCGTATTCTGATGTTGATGGCATTAATTGCCGGCGCAGGTTCCAGTGCCCTCGCCCAGACCGGCAAGATAGCCGGCCGCGTCACGGAAGGCGCCACGGGTGAGCCGCTGCCAGGCGTCAACGTGTTCATCGAAGGCACGACGCGCGGGTCGACGACCGACCTCGACGGTCAGTTTGTGATGATCGGCGTCCGGCCTGGCACCTACACCATCATCGCCTCGTTCGTTGGCTTCGCCACCGAGCGGCGAGAAGGCGTGGGCGTCAACCTCGATCTCACGACTACCGTAGACTTCGCGCTGCGCGAGGAGGTGATTCAGGGCGAGGAGATCGTCGTCACGGCGGATGCCATCGCGGTCCGTAAAGACATCACCAGCTCCGAGGCCCGCGTCTCGGCCGAAAAAATTGACCAGCTTCCCGTGACCGAGCTCAGCCAGATCCTGGAAGTCCAGGCCGGCATTACCACCCGCGACGGCATCCATATCCGCGGTGGGCGGAGCAGCGAGGTGTTGTTCATGGTGGACGGCGTGCCGGTGTCCGACAGCTACGACGGCTCCCAGGCCGTGCAGCTCGAGAACGACGGCATCCAGGAGCTGCAGGTCATCTCCGGCACGTTCAACGCCGAGTTCGGCAACGCGATGTCGGGCGTGATCAATGTCGTCACCAAGGAGGGGAGGGGGGATCGATACACGGGATCGGTGGAGGCTTACGCCGGCGCCTACGTCGTTCCCGGCGGCGAAGGTCCGTCGGTGTTGCGCGGAACGGATGTGGCGGAGCTGCAGGACCCCGAGACCGGCATCCTATACCGCGACATCGACCCATACTCGTATCTCCCCCTCGAGCCGACGCATTTCGAGAACGTAAAGGTGGCGCTGGAGGGCCCTGTGTTTGGGGATCGGTTAACGTTTTTTGCCCTGGGCCGCTACTTCAAGAACGACGGCTGGCTCTTCGGCTCGCGCAACTTCAACCCGAACGGCACCCGCGGCGATAGCGCTATCGTGCCGATGAACGAATTCGAGAAATACAGTTGGCAGGGCAATCTGAAGCTCAAGCTCAGCCAGAACATGACGCTGAACCTCATCGGCCTCGGCTCCATCAGCCGTTCCGACGACCTCGGCGGCCGGTACCTGGGGTTCCGGTGGAATCCGGAAGGTATCCCCCAGTTCAAGGACGACGGCTACGACGCCAAGCTGAAACTGACACACATCCTTAGTTCGCGCACATTTTACACGTTCGACCTGGCGACATTTTTCCGAAAGGCAGAGTCGTACCTGTACGAGGATCCGTTTGATGCCCGGTACAACGACTTCCTGATCAATCCGCCCGACTCCGTGGTCACGGGCGGCGGCCGGTTCTTGCGCGGCGGGACCGACCTGGGCCACTTCAACCGGTCGACGCGCTCGTACATGGTCAAGTTCGACCTCTCCAGCCAGTTTGGCCGGCACCACCTGGTGAAGGCCGGCCTGCTCGCGCGGCTCGATCAGCTGGATTTTGAGGCGTTCAGCCTCATCCCCGCCGTCGATCCAAGCGGCAGTCCGGTCGTCCCGTTCCGGCCGGCGATCCCCGTCGAGACCTCCTCGGCCTTTAATGCCTTCGAAGGCGCCGAGCCGATCACCCTGAGCGGGTATCTGCAGGATAAGATCGAGTTCGACAGCTTCATCGTAAACGCCGGCTTCCGGGTCGATTACTTCGACTCGCGGGCGACGCTGCCGGCCGATTCCGAAGACCCCAACATCTTCAACCCGCTCAAGAAGATCAACCGCTTCCGCGACGCCAATGGCGACGGCGTCATCACGATCGACGAAGAGACGGCCGAAAACGCGCGGACCGTGGCCGAGCGCGAGGCCTACTGGTACACCGACGCCGACGCCAAATTGCAGCTTTCGCCCCGCCTGGGCGTCGCCTATCCGATCACGGCCGAGGGCGTCATCCATTTCTCGTTTGGACTGTTTTTCCAGATCCCGACGCTGAATAACCTGTTCGATGGGTCATCCTACAAGCTGCCCACGTTGTCCGGCCAGTATGGCCCGTTCGGCAACCCGAACCTCGAGGCGCAGAAGACCACGATGTACGAGATCGGGTTCAAGCAGGGGTTCGGCGATGGGGCCTACGTGGTGGATCTGACCGCCTATTACCGCGACGTGCGGAACTGGGTGTCGACGTCGACCCTGATCACATCCGCCCTGCCTGGCGTGAGTTATGTGATCTACACGAACCGGGACTACGCCAACACCCGCGGCGTGACCCTTACCCTCTCGCGTCTGTTCAGAGAGAACTACGGGTTCGATTTTAACTACACCTACCAGGTGGTCGAGGGCTCGAATTCCAACCCCGCCGATGAGTTCTTCTCGTTGCTCGGCAACAATCAGCCGACGCTCGCGCTGCTGCCGCTCAACTGGGATCAGCGCCATAAAGTGGCCGGCGCCATCTACGGCGGCAAGGATGGATGGAGCGCGTCGCTGCGGCTCCGGTTCGAGTCCGGCTTCCCGTACACCCCATCGTTCCCCTCCGCCTCGATCGTCGGGAACGACGTGCAGCCGGAGTTTTCGACGAACTCGCGCCGGCAGCCCGGCGCCTACGAGGCGGACCTGAGCCTGAGCAAACAGTTCGGAGCCGGCCGGATCCGCCCGCGTGTGTTTGTGGAGGTGTATAACGTGCTGGACTCGCGCAACATCAACGGCGTCTATGCGGACACCGGCCTCCCGGATCTCACGCTCGAGCAATTCCGGCAGGGCGCCGTCGACCCCGGGTTCTGGATCCGACCCGATTTTTACCGCGAGCCGCGCCGCGTCCAACTCGGCCTGGATATTAGATTTTAG
- a CDS encoding PorV/PorQ family protein, with translation MQPIRLGLALLLALVATPAYAQFESLTRAVTKRGTTAADFLSIPVGARATAMGNAITASVDDATSIYWNPAGLAGIDKGAVTLEYADWLVGLDFNFLSVALPMGNGAIGIGLTSMRTPDMEVTTVDQQNGTGETFTAGSYALALSYARDLTDRFSVGGSVKVVNERIWNSSASGVAIDVGTLFITPFRGIRLGASITNFGSKMQLSGDDLLVVVDIDPNNGGNNESNRALLRTDAYDMPLTMRIGLAGEVFSNDMSRLTLAVDALNPNNSEQYINLGAELGLFNDLVMLRGGYSELLLDDALRSFTAGGGLRYGFGSLGFALDYAFETQAYFSGVNRFTFALQF, from the coding sequence ATGCAACCAATTAGACTCGGCCTTGCCCTGCTGCTCGCCCTCGTGGCGACGCCGGCCTACGCGCAGTTCGAAAGCCTCACGCGCGCCGTCACCAAGCGGGGCACCACGGCGGCCGACTTCCTGTCCATCCCGGTGGGAGCGCGGGCGACGGCGATGGGGAACGCGATCACGGCATCGGTCGACGACGCTACATCGATTTATTGGAACCCGGCGGGCCTCGCCGGCATCGATAAAGGCGCCGTCACCCTCGAATACGCCGACTGGCTCGTGGGGCTGGACTTCAACTTTCTCTCCGTCGCCCTTCCGATGGGCAACGGCGCCATCGGGATCGGGTTGACGTCGATGCGCACGCCGGACATGGAGGTGACGACGGTCGACCAGCAAAACGGCACCGGCGAGACGTTCACCGCCGGCTCCTACGCGCTGGCGCTAAGTTACGCACGCGATCTCACCGATCGGTTTTCCGTCGGCGGCTCCGTCAAGGTCGTCAACGAACGCATCTGGAATTCGAGCGCGAGCGGCGTCGCCATCGATGTCGGCACCCTGTTCATCACACCGTTCCGCGGCATCCGGCTGGGAGCATCCATCACCAATTTCGGTAGCAAGATGCAACTCAGCGGCGACGACCTGCTGGTGGTGGTGGATATCGACCCCAACAACGGCGGCAATAACGAAAGCAACCGGGCGCTCCTGCGGACCGACGCGTACGACATGCCGCTGACGATGCGGATCGGCCTCGCCGGCGAAGTGTTCTCAAACGACATGAGCCGGCTCACCCTCGCCGTCGACGCCCTCAACCCGAACAACAGCGAACAATACATCAACCTTGGCGCAGAACTCGGCCTCTTTAACGACCTGGTGATGCTCCGCGGCGGCTACAGCGAACTCCTGCTCGACGATGCCCTGCGCTCGTTCACCGCCGGCGGCGGCCTGCGCTACGGCTTCGGCAGCCTCGGGTTCGCGCTCGATTACGCGTTCGAGACGCAGGCGTATTTCTCGGGCGTCAACCGATTTACCTTCGCTCTGCAGTTTTAA
- a CDS encoding FG-GAP-like repeat-containing protein, with protein MITHLPCWVAVLLVVNSASAQSIQFEPAPANLATGGPAYGVAVADYDGDGQDDLYIAALQGGSKLFRTTGNWTFEDVTTSAGVTVAGEAVNPLWGDIDNDGHPDLFVGVRSYSGKSSKLFLNRGDGTFADITVASGIDTTLIVGTAAFGDYDGDGRLDLFVATRDSYDRLYRNTGENGPLFEDVAGEVNVLGFPQSIAMQATWTDYDQDGMLDLFAVHDGNLVSRLYRQTNGHPRFQHQIGTTGLAVSRSAMGVAWGDYDNDGWDDVYVTNIAEANLFRNRGDGTFEDVTAASGAGRNGMAWGTVFADFDNDGDLDLFAGNTFGYDASPAMLYENEGGIFTDRAAAAGAALRVNVFGVATGDFDQDGRIDLVVANEGGQNALLLNKTAPAGAWLQLHLIGETANHMAIGARIRVVAAGVGHQRTVDGGSSYASQSSPTLHVGLGEADRVDTLQVIWTDGSVQTLTDLPANTRYTLAQGGAVNVSAERESTATFALSLYPNPVVDRATLTFSLDKSAPVTVELVDVLGRRLRTWSPGTLSAGAHQIAIDRAGLPAGVYLIRWRAGASTVTRTVLIV; from the coding sequence ATGATAACGCACCTGCCATGCTGGGTCGCCGTGCTCCTCGTCGTCAACTCGGCAAGCGCCCAGTCCATTCAATTCGAGCCTGCCCCGGCCAACCTCGCGACGGGCGGCCCGGCCTACGGCGTCGCGGTCGCCGACTATGACGGCGACGGCCAGGACGATCTCTACATCGCGGCCCTCCAGGGCGGCTCGAAGCTCTTTCGTACTACCGGTAACTGGACGTTCGAAGACGTCACCACATCCGCCGGCGTGACGGTCGCCGGCGAAGCCGTCAACCCCCTCTGGGGAGATATCGATAACGACGGCCATCCCGATCTTTTTGTGGGCGTCCGATCCTACTCGGGCAAATCCAGCAAACTCTTCCTCAACAGGGGAGATGGCACTTTCGCCGACATCACCGTCGCGAGCGGCATCGATACCACACTGATCGTGGGCACGGCGGCCTTTGGCGATTACGACGGGGACGGCCGGCTCGATCTGTTCGTCGCCACCCGCGACTCCTACGACCGGCTGTACCGAAATACGGGCGAAAATGGGCCGCTGTTCGAAGACGTCGCCGGCGAAGTCAACGTCCTCGGTTTCCCGCAGTCGATCGCCATGCAGGCGACCTGGACCGACTACGACCAGGACGGCATGCTCGATCTCTTCGCCGTCCACGACGGCAATCTCGTCAGCCGGCTCTATCGCCAGACCAACGGGCATCCGCGCTTTCAGCACCAGATCGGCACGACCGGCCTCGCGGTCTCTCGCAGCGCCATGGGCGTCGCCTGGGGCGATTACGACAACGACGGTTGGGACGACGTCTACGTCACGAACATTGCGGAAGCCAATCTCTTCCGAAACCGGGGGGATGGAACGTTCGAGGATGTCACGGCGGCCTCCGGTGCCGGCCGCAACGGCATGGCGTGGGGCACGGTCTTCGCAGATTTCGATAACGATGGCGATCTGGATCTCTTCGCCGGCAATACCTTCGGCTACGATGCGTCGCCGGCCATGCTGTACGAAAACGAGGGCGGGATTTTTACGGATCGAGCGGCAGCCGCCGGCGCGGCGCTTCGGGTCAACGTGTTCGGCGTTGCCACGGGCGATTTCGATCAGGACGGCCGAATCGATCTCGTGGTCGCCAATGAAGGGGGACAAAATGCCCTGCTCTTAAATAAAACCGCCCCCGCCGGCGCGTGGCTCCAGCTGCACCTGATCGGCGAGACGGCCAACCACATGGCCATCGGCGCCAGGATCCGGGTTGTCGCCGCTGGCGTCGGGCATCAACGCACGGTGGATGGCGGGAGCAGTTACGCCTCGCAGTCCAGCCCCACGCTCCACGTCGGCCTCGGCGAGGCCGATCGCGTCGATACGCTCCAGGTGATCTGGACCGATGGGAGCGTGCAGACGCTTACCGATCTGCCGGCGAACACACGGTACACCCTCGCTCAAGGCGGTGCGGTGAACGTGAGCGCCGAGCGGGAGTCGACCGCGACGTTCGCCCTCTCCCTGTACCCGAACCCGGTAGTTGACCGTGCGACGCTTACCTTCTCGTTGGACAAATCTGCTCCGGTGACGGTCGAGCTGGTGGATGTCCTCGGCCGCCGGCTCCGCACGTGGTCGCCCGGGACCCTGTCCGCCGGCGCACACCAGATCGCCATCGACCGTGCCGGTTTGCCGGCCGGAGTGTACCTGATTCGATGGCGCGCGGGAGCATCGACGGTGACGCGAACGGTGCTGATTGTGTAG
- a CDS encoding alpha-amylase family glycosyl hydrolase: protein MIRPHSFFLALLTVVALPLGARAQSLDVTFRYLGQPADGIVRAFLPGEFNNWGPNAGGIIAANAPSGMTYVDSLQQWIYTISLQAGQTYQYKVHAHFNDAGTSNAWLTDPLNPRSNPAENNNSVVTIKDPMVFQLATEEDADGLVAAVSAGAFGSQALTDIRFWVNGVEREGGGFYNAETGVFRFELPARVKAGSQFKIRVQDAMGRLDSLEIGALQRPITWATPAFRTVRETVQVRAQLSGQDGSIDSSLSEATLFVNGAPQPVTVFAGTATPEVDLQMGENLLVLEATIQGDLFASDTLRLTRRIHPLDLVYVEPDVQGAGGSFQVTLMPTDIAPGDLTVEWALDTLATTAELMGLTFAGLSASGAAGPGEIYLEALASGGAEEAVVRRIAVIVEDDGAVREMAYEETPAWVDRAVVYEIFPLSFGPQATGTPANPGRRFEEITAELDYIADMGFTVLWFMPIMHNQFMDPISGGYNIIDFYNVDPKLGTNDDIKALVVRAHELGLKVILDITPNHASPIHPWVDALKTAGSATPPGSYIQVEPSNHDRGLDGRGPNLPEVWQASAGADLYRKYDGFGDLANLNWDDDDLQAEFLDILAHWVEEFDIDGWRFDVYWGPWRRYGPERFGGPIRTHMKRIKPDSWILGEIEGTGFSTEVYYADDDNGTPVVGGMDAGYDWSFYFNGIRGTYPNVANYDNQARNGGFWPGPNARYFRFLENHDEQRIAKSSVIAGNPQRILPLTGFLLTTTGVPMIYQGQEVNFGDVAGDERRVSVSWQTDLNGVFARFHQQLAHARGQFPAFATQALTTLNTSNAVYAFVRPYLDENAVVAINFSSEARTLTLNPTASVELTTDGPIVYHDLFAGTSFVDPELDGFVMMLEPYETVVLIANAGQDIVFDLPALPALPFDAVYTGVEDRDRPLAGAFRLDQNFPNPTSGETAIPYVLGESGHVRLEVYDVLGRLRAVLVDGVQPAGVYQVRFGGGALPNGTYFYRLEAGGEVATRTLSIAR, encoded by the coding sequence ATGATCCGACCCCACTCGTTTTTCCTCGCCCTCCTGACGGTTGTGGCACTCCCTCTCGGCGCCCGCGCCCAGAGCCTCGACGTCACCTTCCGCTACCTCGGCCAGCCGGCCGACGGGATCGTGCGCGCCTTCCTGCCCGGCGAGTTCAACAACTGGGGACCGAATGCAGGGGGGATTATCGCAGCTAACGCCCCTTCGGGCATGACCTACGTCGATTCGCTCCAGCAGTGGATCTACACGATATCGCTCCAGGCCGGCCAGACCTACCAGTACAAAGTACACGCCCATTTCAACGACGCCGGCACCAGCAACGCCTGGCTCACCGATCCCCTGAATCCACGCTCCAACCCGGCGGAGAATAATAACTCGGTGGTCACGATCAAGGACCCAATGGTCTTCCAACTCGCGACCGAAGAGGACGCCGACGGCCTCGTCGCGGCCGTATCGGCCGGCGCGTTCGGATCGCAGGCGCTGACCGACATCCGCTTTTGGGTGAACGGTGTAGAACGGGAGGGAGGTGGATTCTACAACGCGGAGACAGGGGTTTTCAGGTTCGAACTGCCGGCCAGAGTCAAGGCCGGATCTCAGTTCAAGATCCGCGTGCAAGATGCCATGGGCCGGCTGGATTCCCTGGAGATCGGCGCTCTGCAGCGGCCCATCACCTGGGCGACGCCGGCCTTCCGCACCGTGCGCGAAACCGTGCAGGTCCGCGCCCAGCTCTCCGGGCAGGACGGGAGCATCGACTCCTCACTCTCCGAGGCGACGCTGTTCGTCAACGGCGCGCCCCAGCCCGTGACGGTGTTCGCAGGCACGGCCACGCCGGAGGTCGACCTCCAAATGGGCGAGAACCTCCTCGTGCTCGAAGCGACAATCCAGGGAGACCTCTTCGCCTCGGACACCCTCCGCCTCACGCGACGCATCCACCCGCTGGACCTCGTGTATGTCGAACCCGATGTCCAGGGCGCCGGCGGGTCCTTCCAGGTCACGCTTATGCCGACCGACATCGCGCCCGGCGATCTCACTGTCGAATGGGCGCTCGACACCCTCGCTACAACCGCCGAATTGATGGGACTCACCTTCGCCGGCCTCTCGGCTTCCGGCGCCGCCGGCCCGGGGGAAATCTACCTTGAAGCCCTGGCCAGCGGTGGGGCAGAGGAGGCGGTAGTCCGTCGGATTGCTGTTATTGTTGAAGACGATGGGGCGGTCCGGGAGATGGCCTACGAAGAGACGCCGGCGTGGGTCGACCGCGCCGTCGTTTACGAGATCTTCCCGCTCAGCTTCGGGCCGCAGGCGACGGGCACGCCGGCGAATCCGGGCCGGCGGTTCGAGGAGATCACGGCGGAGCTGGACTACATCGCCGACATGGGCTTCACGGTGTTGTGGTTCATGCCGATCATGCACAACCAGTTCATGGACCCGATTTCGGGGGGGTACAACATCATCGATTTTTACAACGTCGATCCGAAACTCGGCACCAACGACGACATCAAGGCGCTGGTCGTCCGCGCCCATGAGCTGGGTCTGAAAGTCATCCTGGACATCACCCCCAACCACGCCTCGCCGATCCATCCCTGGGTGGATGCGCTCAAAACCGCCGGCAGCGCCACGCCCCCGGGCTCCTACATCCAGGTCGAACCCAGCAACCACGACCGCGGCCTGGACGGACGAGGACCCAACCTGCCGGAGGTCTGGCAGGCGTCCGCCGGCGCCGACCTGTACCGTAAGTACGACGGCTTCGGCGACCTCGCCAACCTGAACTGGGACGACGACGACCTCCAGGCGGAGTTTCTCGACATCCTCGCGCACTGGGTGGAGGAGTTCGACATCGACGGCTGGCGGTTTGACGTCTACTGGGGGCCGTGGCGGCGGTATGGGCCGGAACGGTTCGGTGGGCCGATCCGCACCCACATGAAGCGCATCAAGCCCGACTCATGGATTCTCGGGGAGATCGAAGGCACGGGCTTCTCGACGGAGGTGTATTATGCCGACGACGACAACGGGACGCCGGTGGTGGGGGGGATGGACGCCGGCTACGACTGGTCGTTTTACTTCAATGGCATCCGCGGGACGTACCCTAACGTGGCCAATTACGACAATCAGGCTAGAAACGGTGGCTTCTGGCCGGGGCCCAACGCGCGGTACTTCCGTTTCCTTGAAAACCACGACGAACAGCGCATCGCGAAATCTTCGGTCATCGCCGGCAACCCGCAGCGCATTCTCCCCCTCACGGGCTTCCTGCTCACTACGACGGGCGTCCCGATGATCTATCAGGGCCAGGAGGTGAACTTCGGCGACGTCGCTGGCGATGAACGCCGCGTCTCGGTGTCGTGGCAGACGGATCTAAACGGCGTATTCGCGCGCTTCCACCAGCAACTCGCCCATGCACGCGGGCAGTTTCCTGCGTTTGCGACGCAGGCATTGACCACGCTGAACACATCGAATGCCGTCTATGCTTTCGTCCGGCCCTATCTGGACGAAAACGCCGTCGTCGCCATCAACTTCTCAAGCGAGGCCCGCACCCTCACGCTCAACCCCACCGCGTCGGTCGAGCTGACGACGGATGGCCCGATCGTCTACCACGACCTCTTTGCCGGCACGTCGTTCGTCGACCCCGAGTTGGATGGATTCGTGATGATGCTGGAGCCGTACGAGACGGTCGTCCTCATCGCCAACGCCGGCCAGGATATCGTCTTCGACCTTCCGGCGCTTCCCGCGCTGCCGTTTGATGCCGTCTACACCGGCGTCGAGGATCGAGATCGCCCGCTGGCCGGCGCCTTCCGGCTGGATCAGAACTTCCCGAACCCGACCAGCGGGGAGACCGCTATCCCCTACGTCCTCGGTGAATCCGGACACGTACGGCTCGAAGTCTACGATGTACTCGGCCGCCTCCGCGCGGTGCTGGTGGATGGCGTCCAGCCGGCCGGCGTGTATCAGGTGCGCTTCGGCGGGGGGGCACTGCCGAACGGTACGTATTTTTACCGACTCGAAGCCGGCGGAGAAGTCGCGACACGTACGTTATCCATCGCCCGCTGA